tgatgacgcttcctgttgacgtggcgggtctgtgccctaggcggggtgacgtgggggctcctccgaagtcgaggttgagtctgtcttctgttgctgaggccgagtccgagccatggggtcgggcgaggcggaggccgtttggccgaggccagggcggagtccgagccctggggtcgggcgaggcggagtttcgtcgtcttccgggtcttagcccgagtctgagccctggggtcgggcggagcggagttcgccgtcttccgggtctttagcccgagtccgagccctggggtcgggcggagcggagttcgccgtcttccgggtctttagcccgagtccgagccctggggtcgggcggagcggagttcgccgtcttccgggtcttagcccgagtccgagccctggggtcgggcggagcggagttcgccgtggcgcctttggcaaggcctgactgtctgtctgactcaccctttgcgttaaatgctcctgcaactcggtcagtcggtgtggcgatttagtcagggtcgcttctgagcgaagccaaggcctcgggcgagccggtgatatgtccgccgtaaaaaggggggcctcgggcgagacggaagtctctcgaggtcggctgcccttggccgaggctaggctcgggtgaagcgcgatcgagtcactcgtgtggactgatccctgacttaatcgtacccatcaggcctttgcagctttatgctgatgggggttaccagctgagaattaggcgtcttgagggtacccctaattatggtccccgacaatatcagATACACTTTCATCTTCATTCATGATGAATTGCTCAAATTTCCCTTTGCAAACATAtaatttggcactcttcacaattagttccttcatgaatttccattagcttggTCCAAAtcgcatgagcggttgtgagattcttgatctaTTGAACTAATTGATGTCTAGAGCATTATAGAACACATTCATGTCTTGATCATTGGTTATAATATTTTCATTGTCACTAGCCGACAGTTCGTCTTGCTTCAATACAACAAATATGTCCATGACAATTTGCTGAatctttccacccattgctctaagatgctttgatattcttattttccaatagtcataattgttccaattaaaatgcggtggcttcccaatgtgcacattgttgttactagccattttgtccaactTCGGAATGGTTAGATCCAAAAACAATAgagtcctcggctctgataccacttgtaggatctaggacataggctagagggggtgaatagatggtTTTTACAAAAATCAACAACAccagagaaatttaatcaatatgacaagagATATAAATTCTCTAGCTAATACAAGTAAGCAACTAAAGGGAGACAACAATAACAAAGCTAGAAATGAATGATAATTCAATAATCACAAGCTACTTGTAATAAAATTAACAATAGGGAAAAAAGAGACACCAGATTTTTTTCCCATGGTATTGGTGATTgatgatcacccctaatccacgttgaggtggactccaagctctcacttgctcctctatgaagacacaacttgatctttgagccatgtCGGCAAGGAATCACTCGTTACCTTGGTTCCACTGCGGTCGCCTTTGCCGCTCTGGCGAGGTAGGcatgaacccctcacaatcacaaTTGCGACATCTCCACAACCTTCACGGAGAGCTCGACGAAGAAACCACTAAGCCATCTAGgatgcggcaacctccaagagtaacaagttgaTAACGCTTGCCGGTgtatcacctagtgcctcaaggatcaccaattgaggcaaatgcactaggagctcttaatctctcactagaatgcagtcTTAAGCAAattgtgtgagagagtgagttggaggatcacaatatGCTCAATGTGTGCTAGAAATGGCCAAGATAGCTCTCACACATGAGcaccccttctatttatagcctcccATCCGATTCCAAATGTTATGTGCAAGATACTGTGGGAGACGGATATCCCCCGGgaccactagaaggcaagaaggcctcgcgaaaggctttgggcctaTTGTCTCGTAAGGtcgtcccttcgtgggccaggggagaactGCTGGCAGAATGGGCCGACGCAGGTAATGAGCAGACTCGGGCCCAGGCGGCTCGTCAGATTTAAGCGTTATCCACAGCTCTGATCCGATTTTCCCGCGCGACACCCTTGGACGTCAAAACCaaatgaggataagtcggcaagattataggaagataagttcagtcgattcactattacttaggtataCATCGTTATCATAcacgcatgtagtgccccacggtcgaatatataaggcctagggggtaccccatcattgCCAAGTCATTCATCGACCATCTACTTAGCTCACTACCTTTCTCTATACTGGAGActtcccttgtaacccaccacataaagatccacaccaggaagtagggtgttacgcatctcaaagcggcccgaacatgTAGAAAATCATCTACCGTCTCTCGTGCatctcgcacgaaccattgagttacagccAACaataccgtcctacccaaaagcacctcgaggggtaaccccaggTGCGCGGTCGGGCTCTAAACACCAACAGATACCCACTTTCTACATACAAGCAGATGGTCCGCACCCTTAGGCCGGACGATCCACCATACATGTAGCAGCTAGTATTCCCGTTTGAAACCTATCAGAGCTGTCATAAAAAGtcaggcccggacggtccaccaACCTTGGCTGGACGGTCCAAGACCTGACAACTTATCGCACCCGAGCACTAACCAAGTTAACTTACACGAGCGGACTGTCCTCCCTCCAAGACAGGACGGTCCGCCATCTGAGAGTCAGTACTGTCCGAGCTGAAACCCTGGATAGTCCATAGTACATTCGaacaaaaacacacagtccctgtccaaactaTTTTGGCATCTACGGTCGGTTTGCCAACCTCGACCGGACGGTCTGCACAAGCACATAGTGACATGTACAAACTTAGACCCTCTCCAAAGTGAGTACAGACGGTCTGGCCTCAAGGTCCGGATGGTTCGCAGTGCAAACACTTCAGTCTACACCAAAGTGAGCAAACTTTGGACCTCTCTAgatggatcgcggacggtccggcctcctGGCTCGGACGGTCCGCCGACCACAGAAACTTAGTCACTTTTCAAACACGTTTTTCGAAAAGATTTTAACTATCAAACTCGAAAGCGTAGTTAGTCCTCATGTAATGCAAACACTAGAtattctatgaggcactaagttttacacagaccaAGGTCAtttacccctcttaatagtacgactacctagcctactaatccggtcaaatacttctctaaacacctggtgaccggcaaaaacaaaacctatgttattCCTTTGCCTTCACATGATCCAAAACTAATGTTTAAGTCTCCAAGACTTTCGATAAACCTCTTTTTGTTAtggtccaacctgcattcttatttctccaataaTTGTTAGTCCACATATGGTTGCCATTAATGACCAAAACACCACtaagggcctagatgattcacaacccTGCGCATACCTGTGCGTCGCATTTGGCATGGACGTATCTGTCGGCGTGGCTGGGAGGGGTGAGGACCACGTGGAGATGCGTGCTCACGCGCGAGCGAGGGGAGGTTCGTGCAAAATCCAACGATTTCAAGGTCGTGTCGCCTCCTCCCAACCACCGGAGTCAGCACTCCGATCTTTCCTCCTCTcatcaggtgggggtgggggagcttGGGCGTAGCGTGCGAGCGTGGCTTGGGCGTCAGTTCCGGTGAGATGAGAAATTTGCGGCGTGGGGGAGGCCGGATGATGGGCGGAGCGGATTGGTGCGCGGTGGGAGCGGAAGGTGGGTTCACGTCGGGGAAGACGGGAGCGGGGGCATGATAGCGCCGTGGTCTACACTAAATACTTAATAGTAGTAGGGATAGGGATTTGCTTTCATGTTTTACTAGATAAGTGCCCATATGTTGATGTTGCTACAGTGTCTATATATTTCGCAGATATGTTTCGCCACGGTgtctatatatatacacacacctaTAGTAGCAGGCTGCTGCGCGACCTGGCGGAGGCGCGGTCGACTGCCGAGCAGCTAGAGCGAGACTGAGAACACAGGAAAAATTACACAAGAATTTCTAAGCCATCGTTCGTCGTCGCAAGAGTTTCTAAAGCAACaacatatctggtgcacatgaaACATTGGTGTatatggtgcacatattaaatcatcaccactcaTTTTATATCTAACGTCTCTAGTTGTTTGATATATTTTACTAAGGATACCCTTCAACGTGGTAGTGTGTAGTGGTGGAAGGTGTTATTGTAAATTGAATAATcaactagagacgttagatctaaaataagtggtgatgatttaatataTGCACCATGTGCACCAGTCTTCtatgtgcaccagatatgtccCTCATCCATGAACTGCTGGAAGAGTAGAGTAGAGTAGAGTAGAGTAGATGAGAAGCAAATTACTTAATAATTATGCTACTGCAGCAGCTAACAAGTGTGCCACAATTAATTGTACTAGCTAGCTAGGTAGCTAGTAGCATCACTGCAGAGAAAGCATACGAAATCAAATCTGTCTGAAGACTAGTAGTGTACTATACTATATGGAGTCTGGGTCATATATATATAATGAGGACGACGGCATGATGGAGCTGGGAGATCGATCGGTGACGCGCGCGCCATCAGAATCAGATCAGATCAGATCTCGTAGGACATGCCGACCTTGAGCAGCTGCGACTTGGGGATGGCGAGCATCTTCTCCCCCTGCCGGCAGTTGTTCCGCAGGAAGGCGTAGGCGTAGTTGACGAGCAGCTTCTTGAGCAGCGACGAGTGGGGCCGCGCCACCACCTCGCTCTCCCCGAGGATGTACACCACCCCCTTTTCCATCTCCCGCTCGATAAACCGCTGCTCCTCCTCGATCCGCGCCATCTCCTCCAGGCTGATCTTCACCGCCTGCATTCCTCCGCCGCCGATGCTCCCCATCCTCGACAGCTCCGAGAACGACTCCGCCGGCGTCAGCATCTCCTCCGCGAAGATGCCCGTGGACCTGGCGCGGGCCAGCTGCTCGGCCCTCTCCGACGCCGAGTGGAGGAGGATGCCCCCCGCCCCGGACGTGGACCTGGCCCTCGCCAGCTGCAGCTGCTGGGTCTCCGCTGCCGCTGCGTACGACGAGTAGTAGGATGCCGCCGACGACTGCCGCAGCATCATGACCGACGACCTCTGCCGCGCCATCAATATCATGCTGTCGCAGCGCGAGCTCGGGTAGCTCACCTTGGCGCCCGGCTGCTGGTGCTCCACGCCGTAGAGGTTGACGTCGCGGATGTAGTACTGGAGGCGCTCCACCAGGCTGCCCGCGAAGTCACTGGCCTCCTCCAGCAGGTCCCGGTAGCCGTAGCGCGCCACGCACCGGAACACCCGTGGGCCTGCAGCtgtgtccgactccgacgacgatgcCACCTGCCTGAAGAGGAAGCGCTCCGTTGCGTCCACGTGCGGCACCGGCAGGTGCTTGACGGAGACGAAGAGCAGGACGGCGTGGATGGACGGGATCTTGTCCACCAGGTGCGGGAACACGGGCGGGATGCCCTGCACCAGGTCCGTGTAGAAGAGGCCGACGCCGGGGACGGTGCGGCAGCGCGGCAGCAGGTCCCGCACCACGCTCTCGTGCGACACCGTGCGCTCCAGCTCGTACTTGTACCGCTTCACGTGCACGTAGTGCCACAGCACCATGACGGCCACCAGCACCGCGGACATGGCGACGGGGATGTACCCGCCGTGCGCGAACCGGTAGAGCACGGAGGAGAGGTAGACGGACTCGGCGGCGGCGAAGACGGCGAAGAAGAGCGCGACGCAGGCGGCGTTGACGCGCCACACCAGGAGCATGACCAGGGTGAGCAGCAGCGTGGTGATGAGCATGACGAGGACGACGCAGATGCCGTGCGCCTCGGCGATGACGGCCGTGGTCTTGGACGCGAGCGTGACGACGCAGGCGACGAGGGCGAGCAGCAAGTTCACCTCCGGGATGTAGAGCTGGCCCCGGTACTGGCGCGACGTGTGGAGCACCTTGACCCTCGGGAAGCAGCCCAGCGCCTGCGAGTGGGAGATGGTGGCGAAGGCGCAGGAGATCATGGCCTGGCTGCCGATGACCGACGCCGCCAGCGCCAGCACGAAGGTGGGCCAGAAGATGGACTCGGGCGTGGACTGGTAGAAGGCGTTGGACACCTGCTCCGGGTACCGGCGGAGGAAGGCGGCCTGGCCGATGTAGGCGAGCAGCACGGCGGGGACgaggccgaagccgaagctgagctGGATGGAGCGGATGCTGAAGTAGCCGAGGTCGGCGAACAGCGCCTCGGTGCCGGTGAAGCAGAGGAGGACGCCGCCGAGGGAGACCCAGGCGTCCCTGCCGTTGCGCCGGAAGTAGTCCAGGATGTACTTGGGGTTGAAGGCGCGGAGGACGGTGACGTCGTGCCTGAGCAGGTTGTACACGCCCACGCCGCCGATGAGGAGCAGCCACAGGAGGAGACGGGGGCGAACAGGTAGCCCACCTTGTGGGTGCCGAAGCGCTGCACGGCGAACAGAAGCACCAGGATGCCCACAGTGATCCACACGATCTGGTCTGCAACCATCCATCATGCATGCATGTTTCAGACCCATTCATTCAGAATCAATCAAAACCAATTAAGTACGACGTGTATAGAGTAAGCTAGCTTGGCCTTGGCATTGGCAGGAGAAATATCAACCATCATCTCTAACTGTGCTTGCACTATCTCAATTTAATTAATTTGCTGGTACGTAGCATCCCTGTCTACATGTAGGGTAAGCAAGGATTAATGGGAGATGTTGCTGCTGCTGTGAAGGTTAGCCCTTCCGTCTCTATCTCTACTGTCTCCGCTATTAAATCTGGGAGTTAAGGAGTTCATACATCTGGGCCAGCCAGCCAGACGCAGTTAATTCAGTGAAAGCTACACGTCGATCGTGTGGTGTGGGTGTACACGATGTACAGTAATTCTTGTGGTGCACAGTTAATCGATAGATAAGATGTCCATCAAACATAATCACGTGATTAACCTTTTGATTAATTAGCTGCTACCTAGTATTGTCGATCGTCATATCATTACATATATATACTGTAGTCTGCTAATCAATTAATTAAGGAGGAGACGACATATATAGCTGctagtacgtacgtacgtacgtaccctCGGCCTCGCACCGGCCGTACCTGTGGTGAGGTTTGGCGCTTTCTCCTTGAGCCCCCCTACGGCGGAGAGGACGGAGATGGCGGGCGTGAGGCAGGCGTCGCTGATGACCATGGCGGTGGCCACGATGGTCAGGAAGAAGAGGGAGATGCGCACGGGCTTGCTCGTCTCTAGCAGCTCCTTCACCCACACcgcccgctgctcccgcccgtgcGACGCCGCCAGCTGCACGGTCCGGCGCCGCACGCTCCCGTGCTTGCccagcacggcggcggcggcgtccgtCGTCTGCAGCTCGTCCTCGGGCTGGTGGTTGGGCACCAGGCTCACCTTGGCGTGGCGAGAGATGAGCGAGTAGAGCGCCAACGTGCCGCCTAAGTTGCCATATGCCAGCACATTCAGATGAGAATGAGATGATGCATCCGCCATATATGGATGGATCGACGACAGCAGCACATACATACCGTCCCCGTCGTCGTTTGCTCTGAGCGCGATGTAGACGTACTTGATGATGGTGAAGAGGAGGAAGCTGTAGATGATGAGGGAGAGCACGCCCAGGAGGTCGTCGGTGTCCCGGATGCCGCCGGCGAAGGTGCTCGAGTAGACGTACAGCGGCGACGTCCCGATGTCGCCGTAGAGGACGCCCACGCACTGGAAGGCCAGCCTCAGAGTCCGAGCCCACCCTTCGTGCTGCTGCtgcccgccgccgcccgccctcgTCGCGTCCCTGTACAGCGAGTCCTGCCGCTGCACGCTCACCGGAACAACCGCCTCAAGCGCCAGCTCCAGGTCCGCCATGTCCTGGTCACGGTCCGAGCAGCAGCTGCTCGCCTGCTGCTTCTGCATCATCGTCTTGTTCCCAGCTGCCTTCCCCTCCGCCGCCACCATGCCCGCCGTCAACCCAACTAATACTGCTTGCTGGGGCATCGCGTGCAGCTTCTCATCTGCAGCTCGATCATATATATAAAATTAAAGACTACAAGCGCTACTATAAGCTAGCTAGCTGGTGATAAGGGTCGCAAGGTCTTTTATAGAGGGCGGACGTGTGTGAATACAGCGGAGCAATCAGCGACCTGCTGCTGCACAAGTCGTCTTCTAGCTTCAGCTGCCGGGCTCCACCACCTTCACATGCGCGAACGTCGTCAGTCGTCACTTCACTGTCACACTTACATGTCCTCCGCTGTACGCTAGCTCCAGTCCACTTTACTTACATGTCTTTCTAATATACATAAGTGTGTTGCTAACCATTGAGTTAAGTAGGGCGTACAAACCAACTAACAAAAGTTACAAAAAATTATCTAAAAGAAATTTATAGATATACTTCATTGTCTACTCTAGCACTGTATAAAATTTCTATTTCAAATTCATCACATGTTTAGAGATAAAAATAGAAAATTATGAGGTACAAAAAAGTGAAAATTATCTCAAAATATTCTCTTTTTGTATGTTTTAATATATGATGAAGgtcgggttagcgaggggtattgcttacccgacgatgaggaggctgccttagccgaggtccagaggcttgacgcggctgtcgagggtccaagtgcggcgctggcttcctccttcgaggtggaggtccttccgcccgtgtcgccgcctggggccgggccagattctgccgagggtgagAACGACACCGAGGGTGTCGCTCTTCCCCCTGCCGCTGTCTGAGCCTGCAAGAACAGTTTGCTTTGAAGTatgtgtatgttttttgcggtctctgaggcctaaacattttaacgccggattataaagctgcgttttctttcctctcgtttcgtcaGTCGTCACTTCACTGTCACACTTGCATGTCCTCCGCTGTACGCTAGCTCCGGTCCACTTTACTTACATGTCTTTCTAATATACATAAGTGTGTTGTTAACCATTGAGTTAAGTAGGGCGTACAAACCAACTAACAAAAGTTACAAAAAAATTATCAAAAAGAAATTTATAGATGTACTTCATTGTCTACTCTAGCACTGTATAAAATTTCAATTTAAAATTCATCACATGTTTAGAGATAAAAATAGAAAATTCTGAGATACAAAAAAGTGAAAATCATCTCAAAATATTCTCTTTTTTGTATGTTTTAATATATGATGAAGGTGGGGGTTGACACCGGAATACATGTGTGTTgagctccaaaatgagctgcggacggttcgcgcctgtgggccggacggtccgcgcgtgcgcagagcagattagggttccgagttttgtgctacggttgttagctagattcgcgggattagctcaggagattagtttgtaaagggtccagctcccctcctctataaatagagaggtatacggccgatttgtaatcatcaatcgaatcaataacacttctatttcacatttattTCCTATGAGTAGTTCTATTTTAGTtgtagtttagccttccaatccccaaattcttcgcttctcttcgactctacgtcgattagaggagtctaggtcggcctgccgagcctagacatcacctaggatctctcctccccgacggggtccctcccgggagcgagatccaggcgccgccggcgatcttctgccgcccctgcgcacgcgcggaccgtccggccccaaggcacggaccgtccgaccgtcaggcaggaaccctagcctcgcgtcaggccgcggaccatccggccctgtgcagagagcaccgccgctggttcgtgttgagtgattggtgccctaaaaaggtgtcaacatactttttg
This portion of the Zea mays cultivar B73 chromosome 2, Zm-B73-REFERENCE-NAM-5.0, whole genome shotgun sequence genome encodes:
- the LOC118476453 gene encoding LOW QUALITY PROTEIN: potassium transporter 22 (The sequence of the model RefSeq protein was modified relative to this genomic sequence to represent the inferred CDS: inserted 1 base in 1 codon), whose protein sequence is MPQQAVLVGLTAGMVAAEGKAAGNKTMMQKQQASSCCSDRDQDMADLELALEAVVPVSVQRQDSLYRDATRAGGGGQQQHEGWARTLRLAFQCVGVLYGDIGTSPLYVYSSTFAGGIRDTDDLLGVLSLIIYSFLLFTIIKYVYIALRANDDGDGGTLALYSLISRHAKVSLVPNHQPEDELQTTDAAAAVLGKHGSVRRRTVQLAASHGREQRAVWVKELLETSKPVRISLFFLTIVATAMVISDACLTPAISVLSAVGGLKEKAPNLTTDQIVWITVGILVLLFAVQRFGTHKVGYLFAPVSSXWLLLIGGVGVYNLLRHDVTVLRAFNPKYILDYFRRNGRDAWVSLGGVLLCFTGTEALFADLGYFSIRSIQLSFGFGLVPAVLLAYIGQAAFLRRYPEQVSNAFYQSTPESIFWPTFVLALAASVIGSQAMISCAFATISHSQALGCFPRVKVLHTSRQYRGQLYIPEVNLLLALVACVVTLASKTTAVIAEAHGICVVLVMLITTLLLTLVMLLVWRVNAACVALFFAVFAAAESVYLSSVLYRFAHGGYIPVAMSAVLVAVMVLWHYVHVKRYKYELERTVSHESVVRDLLPRCRTVPGVGLFYTDLVQGIPPVFPHLVDKIPSIHAVLLFVSVKHLPVPHVDATERFLFRQVASSSESDTAAGPRVFRCVARYGYRDLLEEASDFAGSLVERLQYYIRDVNLYGVEHQQPGAKVSYPSSRCDSMILMARQRSSVMMLRQSSAASYYSSYAAAAETQQLQLARARSTSGAGGILLHSASERAEQLARARSTGIFAEEMLTPAESFSELSRMGSIGGGGMQAVKISLEEMARIEEEQRFIEREMEKGVVYILGESEVVARPHSSLLKKLLVNYAYAFLRNNCRQGEKMLAIPKSQLLKVGMSYEI